The following proteins are co-located in the Actinomycetota bacterium genome:
- a CDS encoding S8 family serine peptidase: MGVTCRAAVVGQLAAALMLSMTSTALAASPSDASRREDVIVVFHDTVRDPRGAARDMARRHDGEVRFVYEHALKGFAGRLPAEAIRGMQSDRRVDFVELDQRIGIFNQAIPTGVRRIFADENANIGIDGSNADAVNVDVAIIDTGIDDDRPDELNVVGGARCTSLVGLFPSCSGGGYDDDNGHGTHVAGTVGAIDDNDGVVGVAPGARLWAVKVLTANGTGWMSQVAAGVDWVTARAKTIEVANMSLGCECSSSALDRAISGSVAKGVVYAVAAGNDDADANDFSPANHKDVITVSALADFDGEPGHVGASTCRKDQDDTLADFSNWGTTVEVAAPGVCILSTVPRELDTSGAPADGYATYSGTSMASPHVAGAAALLASRNNPNSASDVQLIRDTILSAGNFDWIDDSGDGVMEPLLDVGVSTVFDPILTGENSPSSADSN, from the coding sequence ATGGGTGTCACTTGCCGGGCGGCCGTCGTCGGCCAGCTTGCCGCTGCGTTGATGCTGAGCATGACGAGCACCGCGCTCGCCGCATCACCGTCGGATGCCTCGCGACGCGAGGACGTGATCGTGGTGTTCCACGACACCGTCCGCGACCCGCGCGGTGCCGCACGGGACATGGCGCGACGCCACGACGGCGAGGTCCGATTCGTCTACGAGCACGCCTTGAAGGGCTTCGCCGGCAGGTTGCCGGCGGAGGCCATCCGAGGCATGCAGTCGGACCGACGCGTCGACTTCGTCGAGCTCGACCAGCGGATCGGCATCTTCAACCAGGCGATTCCGACCGGGGTACGGCGTATCTTCGCCGATGAAAACGCCAACATCGGCATCGATGGCTCCAACGCCGACGCCGTCAACGTCGACGTGGCGATCATCGACACCGGCATCGACGACGATCGGCCCGACGAGCTGAACGTGGTTGGCGGGGCGCGCTGCACCAGCCTCGTCGGGCTGTTCCCTTCCTGCTCGGGCGGCGGCTACGACGACGACAACGGTCACGGCACGCACGTGGCCGGGACGGTGGGCGCCATAGACGACAACGATGGCGTGGTGGGCGTGGCCCCAGGGGCGCGGCTGTGGGCCGTCAAGGTCCTCACCGCGAACGGCACCGGGTGGATGTCGCAGGTGGCGGCCGGAGTCGATTGGGTCACCGCCAGGGCCAAGACGATCGAAGTCGCCAACATGAGCCTCGGCTGCGAATGCTCCAGTAGCGCGTTGGACAGGGCCATCTCCGGCTCGGTCGCAAAGGGCGTCGTCTACGCGGTCGCCGCCGGCAACGACGACGCGGACGCCAACGATTTCTCGCCCGCCAACCACAAGGACGTCATCACCGTGTCGGCTCTCGCCGACTTTGACGGCGAGCCCGGTCACGTCGGAGCATCGACCTGCCGGAAGGACCAGGACGACACACTCGCGGACTTCAGCAACTGGGGCACGACGGTCGAGGTCGCTGCCCCGGGCGTGTGCATCCTGTCGACGGTGCCCCGCGAGCTTGATACGAGCGGCGCTCCTGCCGACGGCTACGCCACCTACAGCGGCACGTCGATGGCCTCGCCGCATGTCGCCGGCGCTGCGGCGCTTCTGGCCAGCAGGAACAATCCCAACAGCGCGTCGGACGTTCAACTGATCCGCGACACCATCCTGAGCGCGGGCAACTTCGACTGGATCGACGACTCAGGTGACGGCGTCATGGAGCCGCTACTCGACGTGGGCGTCTCAACCGTCTTCGACCCCATCCTCACCGGCGAGAACAGCCCATCCAGCGCCGACTCCAATTGA
- the dapB gene encoding 4-hydroxy-tetrahydrodipicolinate reductase produces the protein MVRVGVAGARGRMGRTVCQAVADADGLDLVARIDQGDDRRDLADAGAEVVVDFTTPAAVGENVTWYLEHGLHAVVGTTGWTDDDLARWRQRSDAGSANAMVAPNFALGAVLLMHLAQTASRHLPHVEVIELHHDGKSDAPSGTALRTAGLLARARRDAPKPVLGDDEHPGARGAEADGIRIHAIRLPGLVAHQEVLFGAEGQTLSIRHDTVDRTAFMPGVLLAIREVPNRRGLTVGLEHLLDLGEP, from the coding sequence ATGGTCAGGGTCGGCGTCGCCGGCGCGAGGGGCCGGATGGGGCGGACCGTCTGTCAGGCTGTCGCGGACGCCGACGGCCTCGACCTCGTCGCCCGGATCGATCAGGGCGACGACCGGCGTGACCTGGCCGACGCCGGGGCGGAGGTCGTGGTCGATTTCACGACGCCGGCTGCCGTCGGCGAGAACGTGACCTGGTACCTCGAACATGGGCTGCATGCCGTGGTCGGGACCACCGGGTGGACCGACGACGACCTCGCGCGTTGGCGGCAACGGTCCGACGCGGGGTCGGCCAACGCCATGGTCGCGCCGAACTTCGCGCTCGGCGCGGTCCTGCTGATGCACCTGGCGCAGACCGCATCGCGGCACCTGCCCCACGTGGAGGTGATCGAGCTGCACCACGACGGCAAGTCCGACGCTCCCAGCGGGACCGCGCTGCGGACCGCTGGGCTGCTGGCCCGGGCCCGTCGCGACGCACCCAAGCCGGTCCTGGGTGACGACGAGCATCCGGGGGCGCGTGGAGCCGAGGCGGACGGCATCCGCATCCACGCCATCCGCTTGCCCGGCCTGGTCGCCCACCAGGAGGTCCTGTTCGGCGCCGAGGGCCAGACGCTGTCCATCCGGCACGACACGGTCGACCGAACCGCGTTCATGCCCGGTGTCCTCCTCGCCATCCGTGAGGTGCCGAACCGACGGGGGCTGACCGTCGGGCTCGAGCACCTCCTCGACCTTGGAGAACCATGA
- a CDS encoding insulinase family protein — protein MPAVRSTAIGFWIRVGSRDERGPGDGRAGDDTGASHFLEHLLFKGTAGRSAKDIAAALDAVGGDLNAFTSKEYTCFYARVLDRDLPVAADVLADMIRSATIAAADVDQERQVVLEEINIHVDTPEDLVHSDFADVVLRGHPLAREVLGTAESIAAMNRDQVYGYYESYYRPSNLTVAVAGSVDHDAVVALVDGFAGDLGRPGGDRPERHPPQRYGAGDVNVRHRPTEQAHVVLGGRGLPRDDDRRFALLVANALLGGGMSSRLFQEVREQRGLAYSTYSYHASYADGGYWGTYAGTTPAKTDELLKVLREQLDRLPDTLDAEEVARAKGNVKGGMVLGLEDTGSRMTRLGKMVCTDVDLIGVEETLQRIDAVDVDQVRAVIEELYAPPRCLAVVGPFDDGDRFGEVVAD, from the coding sequence ATGCCCGCCGTGCGCTCGACCGCGATCGGTTTCTGGATCCGGGTCGGTTCACGAGACGAACGCGGCCCCGGCGACGGCCGGGCGGGCGATGACACCGGCGCGTCCCACTTCCTCGAACATCTGCTGTTCAAGGGGACGGCCGGCAGGAGCGCCAAGGACATCGCCGCGGCGCTCGACGCCGTCGGTGGTGACCTCAACGCCTTCACCTCCAAGGAGTACACCTGCTTCTACGCGCGGGTGTTGGACCGCGACCTGCCGGTGGCTGCCGACGTGCTCGCCGACATGATCCGCTCGGCCACCATCGCCGCGGCCGACGTCGACCAGGAACGCCAGGTGGTCCTCGAGGAGATCAACATCCACGTCGACACCCCCGAGGACCTGGTGCACTCCGACTTCGCCGACGTGGTCCTGCGCGGCCATCCGCTGGCGCGGGAGGTGCTGGGCACAGCCGAATCCATCGCGGCGATGAACCGCGACCAGGTGTACGGCTACTACGAGTCCTACTACCGGCCATCGAACCTGACCGTGGCGGTCGCGGGCAGCGTCGACCACGACGCGGTCGTCGCCCTGGTGGACGGTTTCGCCGGGGACCTGGGCCGCCCGGGCGGCGACCGACCGGAGCGTCACCCGCCGCAGCGGTACGGCGCCGGTGACGTCAACGTCCGCCACCGCCCGACCGAGCAGGCCCACGTGGTGCTCGGCGGACGGGGACTGCCCCGCGACGACGACCGGCGGTTCGCGCTCCTGGTCGCCAACGCGCTCCTCGGTGGGGGGATGTCGTCCCGGCTGTTCCAGGAGGTGCGTGAACAGCGCGGCCTGGCGTACTCCACGTACAGCTACCACGCGTCCTACGCCGACGGCGGCTACTGGGGGACCTACGCCGGGACGACCCCGGCCAAGACCGACGAGCTGCTGAAGGTCCTGCGCGAACAGCTCGACCGCCTCCCCGACACGCTCGACGCCGAGGAGGTCGCCCGAGCCAAGGGCAACGTCAAGGGCGGGATGGTGCTCGGGTTGGAGGACACCGGCTCCCGGATGACCCGGCTCGGGAAGATGGTGTGTACCGACGTGGACCTGATCGGCGTCGAGGAGACGCTGCAGCGCATCGACGCGGTCGACGTCGATCAGGTCCGCGCCGTCATCGAGGAGCTGTACGCGCCACCACGCTGTCTGGCGGTGGTCGGCCCGTTCGACGACGGCGATCGTTTCGGCGAGGTCGTGGCCGACTGA